A portion of the Chlamydiota bacterium genome contains these proteins:
- a CDS encoding MFS transporter, with product MDRDKFLNHALIGAYAFFTYFSYFIYSIHLAGLGMAGGRIGVLLMLYTATAIFGSFFVGLLEDRFGARGNTVAGLALTCVFYLGLAFCRGFAALVLLFLVGGLGNNIVRVTMNALFFKTHDRSRQGRAIGFYNLLTQFAMGCGIIAGSLLLARLDFRAVFLLSAAFSLALTGCAVLLRPVTVRIEPLGRYARDLASRRVLLFAAAILLFCLHWGAEIACYAPFLETDLRLGTAEAGIFMGVPIIFLACCSYWFGTRRDRGASTLRLALGAIALSGAGLIAFGAARNTVPAFLFRLVHEAGDAGFAVFSYLGIARLFPRARLGGASGLIYLLMVGSQSAGALVFGWAGGRFGFSAAYLAAGACSLAAIPLILLARDDYRYATEEPCASPYTNPRRCAILRS from the coding sequence ATGGACAGGGACAAATTCCTCAACCACGCGCTCATCGGCGCCTACGCCTTCTTCACCTACTTCAGCTACTTCATCTACTCGATCCATCTGGCCGGGCTCGGGATGGCCGGGGGCCGGATCGGCGTCCTGCTGATGCTCTACACCGCCACGGCGATTTTCGGCTCCTTCTTCGTCGGCCTCCTCGAGGACCGCTTCGGCGCGAGGGGGAACACCGTGGCCGGACTGGCCCTCACCTGCGTCTTCTACCTCGGGCTCGCCTTCTGCCGCGGCTTCGCCGCCCTGGTCCTGCTGTTTCTCGTCGGCGGCCTGGGCAACAACATCGTGCGCGTCACGATGAACGCCCTTTTCTTCAAGACCCACGACCGGAGCCGCCAGGGCCGCGCGATCGGTTTCTACAACCTCCTCACCCAGTTCGCGATGGGCTGCGGGATCATCGCCGGCAGCCTCCTCCTCGCGCGGCTCGATTTCCGCGCCGTCTTCCTCCTCTCCGCGGCGTTCTCCCTCGCGTTGACGGGATGCGCCGTTCTCCTCCGCCCGGTCACCGTGCGCATCGAGCCGCTGGGCCGCTACGCGCGCGACCTGGCCTCGCGGCGCGTGCTCCTCTTCGCCGCCGCCATCCTCCTCTTCTGCCTGCACTGGGGCGCGGAGATCGCCTGCTACGCGCCGTTCCTCGAAACCGATCTCCGCCTCGGCACCGCCGAGGCGGGAATCTTCATGGGCGTCCCGATCATCTTCCTCGCCTGCTGCTCCTACTGGTTCGGCACGCGGCGGGACCGCGGGGCGTCGACCCTGCGCCTGGCCCTCGGCGCGATCGCCCTCTCCGGCGCGGGGCTCATCGCCTTCGGGGCGGCGCGAAACACGGTCCCCGCGTTCCTCTTCCGACTCGTCCACGAGGCGGGCGACGCCGGCTTCGCCGTCTTCTCCTACCTCGGCATCGCCCGGCTCTTTCCCCGCGCGCGCCTCGGCGGCGCGAGCGGCCTCATCTACCTGCTGATGGTCGGATCCCAGTCCGCGGGGGCGCTCGTCTTCGGGTGGGCGGGCGGGCGGTTCGGCTTTTCGGCGGCGTATCTGGCGGCGGGGGCGTGCAGTCTCGCGGCGATCCCGCTCATCCTCCTCGCCCGCGACGACTACCGATACGCGACGGAGGAGCCGTGCGCTTCCCCGTATACGAACCCGCGACGGTGCGCTATACTTCGTTCGTGA
- the recJ gene encoding single-stranded-DNA-specific exonuclease RecJ encodes MRWRIRAVDEGEVARLAADASLPLPLARILAGRGIATAEAARIFLSPRISDLHDPLLMDEMEKATVRLRMARERGETVLLFGDYDVDGISSTAAMGKVLEALGLRYAFIHPNRLTEGYGFNARGVRAARRLGASLIVTLDCGTEAAGPVAEAREAGLDVIVIDHHLPKGPLPPATAVVNPKKEGCPYPFGDLAAAGVVLKFARALVETLPARLPWGELLQLAALGTVADVAPLRGENRIIAMLGLEALAREPLPGIEALLLAADIDPGAVQARHLAFQVGPRINAAGRVGSPEEATGLLLARDLANCRPAAHALNRLNARRQAIEKRIAGEALLQVERSGDAGRRKALVVAGKDWHPGVIGIVAARILERYHRPTVVIALDAQGGHGSARSIPAFDLFGGLSRCRDLFSSFGGHRLAAGLTLPLHNIEAFRERFSAVAEELLSDEDLVPSLSVDCALPLGELDPAFLGLLGRLEPFGSGNPQPVIVSERVHVAGAPRTMGASGTHLKFALVAPEPGADPLECVGWNMAHRLPELSGGPLDIAYAPRRGEWRGVKRTELILKDFRPSGGAG; translated from the coding sequence ATGCGCTGGCGGATCCGTGCCGTGGACGAGGGGGAGGTCGCCCGCCTCGCCGCCGATGCGTCCCTCCCCCTCCCCCTCGCCCGCATCCTCGCCGGCAGGGGAATCGCCACCGCCGAGGCGGCGCGTATCTTCCTCTCCCCGCGCATCTCCGACCTCCACGACCCCCTCCTGATGGACGAAATGGAGAAGGCGACCGTGCGTCTGCGCATGGCGCGGGAACGCGGGGAGACGGTGCTCCTCTTCGGCGACTACGACGTCGACGGCATCAGCTCCACCGCGGCGATGGGGAAGGTGCTCGAGGCGCTCGGGCTCCGCTACGCGTTCATCCATCCAAACCGCCTGACCGAGGGGTACGGCTTCAACGCCCGGGGGGTGCGCGCGGCGCGCCGCCTCGGCGCCTCGCTCATCGTCACGCTCGACTGCGGCACCGAGGCGGCGGGCCCGGTCGCCGAGGCCCGCGAGGCGGGGCTGGACGTGATCGTCATCGACCACCATCTCCCCAAGGGGCCCCTCCCCCCGGCGACGGCGGTCGTCAACCCGAAGAAGGAGGGGTGCCCCTATCCGTTCGGGGACCTCGCCGCCGCGGGCGTCGTCCTCAAGTTCGCCCGCGCGCTCGTGGAGACGCTCCCGGCCCGCCTCCCGTGGGGGGAGCTGCTCCAGCTCGCGGCGCTCGGCACCGTCGCCGACGTGGCCCCGCTCCGGGGCGAGAACCGCATCATCGCGATGCTCGGCCTCGAAGCCCTCGCCCGCGAACCGCTCCCGGGGATCGAGGCGCTGCTCCTGGCGGCGGATATCGACCCGGGGGCGGTGCAGGCGCGCCATCTCGCCTTCCAGGTGGGCCCGCGGATCAACGCCGCGGGTCGCGTCGGTTCGCCGGAGGAGGCGACCGGCCTGCTCCTCGCGCGGGACCTCGCGAACTGCCGGCCGGCCGCGCATGCCCTCAACCGGCTGAACGCCCGCCGCCAGGCGATCGAGAAGCGGATCGCCGGGGAGGCGCTCCTCCAGGTGGAGCGAAGCGGGGATGCCGGGCGGCGGAAGGCGCTCGTCGTCGCGGGAAAGGACTGGCACCCGGGCGTCATCGGGATCGTCGCGGCGCGGATACTGGAACGGTACCACCGCCCGACCGTGGTCATCGCCCTCGACGCGCAGGGGGGCCACGGCTCCGCGCGCAGCATCCCCGCCTTCGACCTGTTCGGCGGCCTCTCCCGATGCCGGGACCTCTTCTCCTCGTTCGGGGGGCACCGTCTCGCCGCCGGGCTCACCCTGCCCCTCCATAACATCGAGGCGTTCCGCGAGCGGTTCAGCGCGGTCGCCGAGGAGCTCCTCTCCGACGAGGACCTCGTCCCCTCCCTCTCCGTCGACTGCGCCCTTCCGCTCGGCGAGCTGGATCCCGCCTTCCTCGGCCTTCTCGGTCGCCTCGAACCGTTCGGGTCGGGGAACCCGCAGCCGGTCATCGTTTCGGAACGGGTGCACGTGGCGGGGGCGCCGCGGACGATGGGCGCGAGCGGGACGCACCTCAAGTTCGCCCTCGTCGCTCCCGAGCCGGGCGCCGACCCGCTCGAGTGCGTCGGCTGGAACATGGCGCATCGCCTCCCCGAGCTCTCCGGCGGCCCGCTCGACATCGCCTACGCCCCCCGCCGGGGGGAGTGGCGCGGCGTGAAACGGACGGAACTCATCCTCAAGGACTTCAGGCCCTCGGGAGGCGCCGGGTAA
- a CDS encoding alpha/beta hydrolase produces MRRRFIPALLLLLAAHGCALIGGRAPCVDTARRLQELDAALTDAERMWREAIDDPWTEPELRRSYAEMQNLCRECGARRGGFESVEQKTLCDRVASPFEIYHNRLRVQVNNLEEQIEIRDLKGAPEPNTVAYEYKRRPSRDNLEKLRNVFSQVHRYYVGDRYTWTRYINKYAFQKSRSDHFGAAFAARDAEYRALRDTPGAERREVRLARKRAEFAFKRLKNEYLDNDLPPAGEVNAFFLARSLDDYHRLAREEAADAATRAANGRRKEVVVFVHGLGETRRSWGRLPELLAREDTVNPLPGGIYFKVYLFQYDTVEDSKSVEGFKNELAGFISDVRRDEGVERIHLVGHSFGAVLSLKYIGHQADEFLEGVDANDSRRVAETLLRARLEGRFAPTVKSFTSVAGSLCGSEIANIAGDRFIPQERLFRRSLPLFRSGVPGYGDIQVRENQIGSEVNIASFRRLDTEHPLDPLGLLGILPKGAREEAGGDAETLRAAAIPTLCIVGDPVKIQSFSTAKGFLKLGEAWRIFWVDGLAQVLGSFQRDEDDGLVKSYSANLNHGWLTGAGEEIGYRSAGVRYAPYAHFSLCRVDSRQHPTYRYLVSFLSGRLLPQLGKSFHRIELFGTLLRVFPEGIDPVRAPGSSFMPEERVVYLDDRKLVLPRLRIRPVFDRRGGEPATENVRLRHPTWNRMTGVHFCEGRVRDLSRPARVVYLISADGYEDMRVSIPVQPGEATYAVDLTLKKKGGKP; encoded by the coding sequence ATGAGAAGACGGTTCATCCCCGCACTCCTGCTCCTCCTCGCCGCGCATGGCTGCGCCCTGATCGGCGGGCGCGCGCCGTGCGTCGACACGGCACGGCGCCTGCAGGAGCTCGACGCCGCGCTCACCGATGCGGAGCGGATGTGGAGGGAGGCGATCGACGATCCGTGGACCGAGCCCGAGCTCAGGCGGAGCTACGCGGAGATGCAGAATCTGTGCCGGGAATGCGGCGCCCGCCGCGGCGGCTTCGAGAGCGTGGAGCAGAAGACGCTCTGCGACCGCGTCGCGAGCCCGTTCGAGATCTACCACAACCGGCTCCGCGTGCAGGTGAACAACCTCGAGGAGCAGATAGAGATCAGGGACCTCAAGGGCGCCCCCGAGCCGAACACGGTCGCCTACGAATACAAGCGGCGCCCCTCGAGGGACAACCTCGAGAAGCTCCGGAACGTCTTTTCCCAGGTCCACCGCTACTACGTCGGCGATCGGTACACCTGGACGCGGTACATCAACAAGTACGCCTTCCAGAAGTCCCGCAGCGACCATTTCGGCGCGGCCTTCGCCGCGCGCGACGCGGAGTACCGCGCCCTGCGCGACACGCCGGGCGCGGAGCGGCGCGAGGTGCGGCTCGCCCGCAAGCGCGCGGAGTTCGCCTTCAAACGGCTCAAGAACGAGTACCTCGACAACGATCTTCCCCCCGCGGGGGAGGTGAACGCGTTCTTCCTCGCCCGCTCGCTCGATGACTACCACCGCCTCGCCAGGGAGGAGGCCGCCGACGCCGCGACGCGGGCCGCCAACGGGAGACGCAAGGAGGTCGTCGTCTTCGTCCACGGGCTCGGGGAGACGAGGCGCTCGTGGGGGAGGCTCCCCGAACTGCTCGCCCGCGAGGATACGGTGAACCCGTTGCCGGGGGGGATCTACTTCAAGGTCTACCTCTTCCAGTACGACACGGTCGAGGACTCCAAGAGCGTGGAGGGGTTCAAGAACGAGCTCGCCGGCTTCATCAGCGACGTGCGGCGGGACGAAGGCGTCGAGCGCATCCACCTCGTCGGCCACAGCTTCGGCGCGGTCCTCTCCCTCAAATACATCGGCCACCAGGCGGACGAATTCCTCGAGGGGGTCGACGCGAACGATTCGCGGCGCGTCGCCGAGACGCTCCTGCGCGCCCGCCTCGAGGGTAGATTCGCGCCGACGGTGAAGAGCTTCACCTCCGTCGCCGGGTCGCTCTGCGGGAGCGAGATCGCCAACATCGCGGGCGACCGATTCATCCCGCAGGAGCGGCTCTTCCGCAGGTCGCTCCCCCTCTTCCGCAGCGGCGTGCCCGGCTACGGCGACATCCAGGTGCGCGAGAACCAGATCGGCAGCGAGGTAAACATCGCCTCCTTCAGGCGGCTCGACACCGAACACCCGCTGGATCCGCTGGGGCTCCTCGGCATCCTCCCGAAGGGCGCCCGGGAGGAGGCCGGGGGGGACGCGGAGACGCTCCGGGCGGCGGCGATACCGACGCTCTGCATCGTGGGGGATCCGGTGAAGATCCAGTCGTTCTCCACGGCGAAGGGGTTCCTCAAGCTGGGGGAGGCGTGGAGGATCTTTTGGGTGGACGGTCTCGCGCAGGTGCTCGGCTCATTCCAGAGGGATGAGGACGACGGCCTGGTGAAGAGCTACAGCGCCAACCTCAACCACGGATGGCTGACCGGGGCGGGGGAGGAGATCGGCTACCGCAGTGCGGGGGTGCGCTACGCCCCGTACGCGCACTTCAGCCTCTGCCGCGTCGACTCCCGGCAGCACCCGACCTACCGCTACCTCGTTTCGTTCCTCAGCGGCCGACTGTTGCCGCAGCTCGGAAAGTCGTTCCACCGGATAGAGCTGTTCGGGACGCTCCTGCGGGTCTTCCCGGAGGGGATCGACCCGGTGCGGGCGCCCGGCTCGTCGTTCATGCCGGAGGAGCGCGTCGTCTACCTCGACGACCGCAAGCTGGTGCTTCCCCGCCTCCGGATCCGGCCCGTCTTCGACCGCCGCGGCGGGGAACCGGCCACGGAGAACGTGCGCCTGCGGCATCCGACATGGAACAGGATGACCGGGGTGCATTTCTGCGAGGGCCGGGTGCGGGACCTGTCGCGCCCGGCGCGGGTTGTCTACCTGATTTCCGCCGACGGCTACGAGGATATGCGCGTCTCCATCCCGGTGCAACCGGGGGAGGCGACGTACGCCGTCGATCTGACGCTGAAGAAAAAGGGAGGGAAACCGTGA
- a CDS encoding methyltransferase domain-containing protein, whose amino-acid sequence MSRIRFFLNFIRSPRQVGSVTPSSRWLCRRLLGAADLPETGCVVEFGPGTACLTRMILDALPAGARLMAFEINQDFVEMLQRELPHPRLLLVNDSAEHVERHLRARGYDGADYIFSGLPFTTIPSALRERILRAAYAALKPGGKFIAYQYSLILRRMLLGIFDDVRLGFEPRNIPPAFCFVCTKRSSEPRGSERGRGS is encoded by the coding sequence ATGAGCCGCATCCGCTTTTTCCTCAACTTCATCAGGAGCCCGCGGCAGGTGGGCTCGGTGACGCCCAGCAGCCGGTGGCTGTGCAGGCGTCTCCTGGGAGCGGCGGATTTGCCCGAGACCGGTTGCGTCGTGGAATTCGGCCCCGGCACGGCCTGCCTCACGCGGATGATCCTCGACGCGCTCCCGGCCGGCGCGCGCCTCATGGCGTTCGAGATCAACCAGGATTTCGTGGAGATGCTGCAACGCGAACTGCCGCACCCGCGGCTGCTGCTCGTCAACGACAGCGCCGAGCACGTCGAGCGGCACCTGCGCGCCCGCGGGTACGACGGGGCCGACTACATCTTCTCCGGGCTCCCGTTCACGACGATCCCGTCGGCCCTCCGGGAGCGGATACTCCGCGCCGCCTATGCCGCCCTCAAGCCCGGCGGGAAGTTCATCGCCTACCAGTACTCGTTGATCCTGCGGCGGATGCTCCTCGGGATCTTCGACGACGTGCGACTGGGCTTCGAACCCCGGAACATCCCTCCGGCGTTCTGTTTCGTCTGCACGAAGCGTTCGTCGGAACCGCGCGGATCGGAGCGGGGACGGGGAAGCTGA
- a CDS encoding glutamate racemase — translation MDTPIGVFDSGLGGLTVVRHLRRLLPDAGIVYFGDTARVPYGSKSRESVTRFSRESCRFLLGQGVGRIVVACNTSSALALEALRAEFAVPLHDVIVPGARTAAELTRSGRIGVIGTHATVRSGAYERALKALDPSLSVHQRACPLFVPLAEEGWLDRPATVEIARDYLLPLRETGIDVLILGCTHYPVLAATIRLVMGDGVALVDSGRSCAEAVRRGAGAHPPPGRAGRVRYFVSDMPERFREIGRVFMGAEIGDVTVVSPGGGVR, via the coding sequence ATGGACACGCCGATCGGCGTCTTCGACTCGGGGCTCGGGGGCCTCACGGTCGTGCGGCATCTCCGGCGGCTGCTGCCGGACGCGGGGATCGTCTACTTCGGCGACACCGCGCGGGTGCCGTACGGGAGCAAGTCCCGGGAATCCGTCACCCGCTTTTCCCGGGAGAGCTGCCGCTTCCTGCTCGGCCAGGGCGTGGGGAGGATCGTCGTCGCCTGCAACACCTCCTCGGCGCTCGCCCTCGAGGCCTTGCGGGCCGAGTTCGCCGTCCCGCTGCACGACGTGATCGTCCCGGGCGCGCGCACGGCCGCGGAGCTCACCCGCAGCGGCAGGATCGGGGTCATCGGCACGCACGCCACGGTCCGCAGCGGCGCCTACGAACGCGCGCTCAAGGCCCTCGACCCGTCCCTCTCCGTGCACCAGCGGGCCTGCCCGCTGTTCGTCCCCCTCGCGGAGGAGGGGTGGCTCGACAGGCCCGCGACGGTCGAGATCGCCCGCGACTACCTGCTGCCCCTCAGAGAGACCGGGATCGACGTGTTGATACTCGGCTGCACCCACTACCCGGTCCTCGCGGCGACGATCCGCCTCGTGATGGGCGACGGCGTGGCGCTGGTCGACTCGGGCCGCTCCTGCGCCGAGGCGGTCCGCCGCGGGGCAGGGGCGCACCCGCCGCCCGGGAGGGCGGGGCGGGTCCGCTACTTCGTGAGCGACATGCCGGAGCGGTTCAGGGAGATCGGCAGGGTCTTCATGGGCGCCGAGATCGGGGACGTGACGGTGGTGAGCCCGGGGGGCGGAGTGAGATGA
- a CDS encoding DUF362 domain-containing protein, which produces MRPVGLVAGGCRRDNVRRALDLVRDDCAPLAAARRVLVKPNLTATRAARANSHADAVRGIMDFISSLPGGLAGKEIAVVEGSGSAYYERCLTRDLFETFGFTALAREYPNLSLVPIEECRDYLPVPVRSIAGPETVGLAAVVRDFDYRISLNLPKTHNYAILTAGIKNMMGLLRQEDKSMIHGLRTPSAPDAGSVIGRIPTAWIAWMRRRAPWLVNAVFARSTAYLNAVRVIHRNVAAVAREAWPDLVVIDAWEGMEGNGPIDGELVDLKAAVASADALKADGVTARLMGFEPAEVGYLHYLAEEGRGSTGLEGLRGEEVGRVARRFRRHPTYPIQRLWREGPEGRGGAA; this is translated from the coding sequence ATGAGACCGGTCGGCCTTGTCGCCGGGGGGTGCAGGCGCGACAACGTGCGGCGCGCCCTCGATCTCGTGCGTGACGACTGCGCCCCCCTCGCCGCGGCGCGCCGCGTCCTCGTCAAGCCGAACCTAACAGCCACGCGCGCGGCCCGCGCGAACTCCCACGCGGACGCCGTCCGGGGGATCATGGACTTCATCTCCTCCCTCCCCGGCGGCCTCGCGGGGAAGGAGATCGCGGTCGTCGAGGGGAGCGGGAGCGCCTACTACGAGCGATGCCTCACGCGCGACCTCTTCGAGACGTTCGGCTTCACGGCTCTCGCGCGGGAGTACCCGAACCTGTCGCTCGTGCCGATCGAGGAGTGCCGCGACTACCTCCCGGTCCCCGTCCGCTCGATCGCCGGGCCGGAGACGGTCGGCCTGGCGGCGGTCGTCCGCGACTTCGACTACCGTATCTCCCTCAACCTCCCCAAGACCCACAACTACGCCATCCTCACGGCGGGGATCAAGAACATGATGGGGCTGCTGCGGCAGGAGGACAAGTCGATGATCCACGGCCTCCGCACCCCGAGCGCCCCGGACGCCGGCTCCGTCATCGGCAGGATCCCGACCGCCTGGATCGCCTGGATGCGGAGGAGGGCGCCGTGGCTCGTGAACGCCGTCTTCGCCCGCTCGACGGCGTACCTCAACGCCGTCCGGGTGATCCACCGCAACGTCGCCGCGGTGGCCCGCGAGGCCTGGCCGGACCTCGTGGTGATCGACGCGTGGGAGGGGATGGAGGGGAACGGGCCGATCGACGGGGAGCTGGTGGATTTGAAGGCGGCGGTGGCGTCCGCGGACGCGCTGAAGGCCGACGGGGTGACGGCGCGCCTGATGGGGTTCGAGCCGGCCGAGGTCGGCTACCTCCACTACCTTGCCGAGGAGGGGAGGGGCTCGACCGGGCTCGAGGGGCTGAGGGGGGAGGAGGTCGGGCGCGTCGCCCGGCGGTTCCGGCGGCACCCGACCTACCCGATCCAGCGGCTCTGGCGTGAGGGCCCCGAAGGGAGGGGAGGGGCGGCGTGA
- a CDS encoding YjbQ family protein produces the protein MKSFTEHLWFDTKRRREFINITPLVEECLRKSGIREGLCLVNAMHITASVFVNDDERGLHEDLEAWLESLAPHAPVSRYRHNDTGEENADAHLKRTVMGREVVVAVTRGKLDVGPWERIFYGEFDGRRRKRVLVKIVGE, from the coding sequence GTGAAATCGTTCACCGAGCACCTCTGGTTCGATACGAAGCGCCGGCGTGAGTTCATCAACATCACACCCCTCGTCGAGGAGTGCCTGCGGAAGAGCGGAATCCGCGAGGGGCTCTGCCTCGTGAACGCCATGCACATCACCGCGAGCGTCTTCGTGAACGACGACGAACGGGGGCTCCACGAGGACCTCGAGGCGTGGCTCGAGTCGCTCGCCCCGCACGCGCCCGTCTCCCGCTACCGGCACAACGACACGGGGGAGGAGAACGCGGACGCGCACCTCAAGCGGACGGTCATGGGGCGGGAGGTCGTGGTCGCGGTTACGCGCGGGAAGCTCGACGTCGGCCCGTGGGAGCGGATCTTCTACGGGGAATTCGACGGAAGGCGGAGGAAGCGGGTGCTCGTGAAGATCGTGGGGGAGTAG
- a CDS encoding O-acetyl-ADP-ribose deacetylase produces the protein MITIVLGDITREDTEAIVNAANSGLRGGGGVDGAIHRAAGPSVMRECREIGGCPTGGAVVTGAGNLAAKKIIHAVGPVWRGGSRGEAELLASAYARCFLLARQHRLRTISFPCISTGVYRYPLEDAARIALRQGKVSEGDFDEIRYVCFSEQDARVYRRVREEIERGDRR, from the coding sequence GTGATCACCATCGTGCTCGGGGACATCACGCGGGAGGATACGGAGGCGATCGTCAACGCCGCCAACAGCGGCCTGCGCGGGGGCGGCGGGGTCGACGGCGCCATCCACCGGGCGGCGGGCCCCTCCGTCATGCGGGAGTGCCGGGAAATCGGGGGGTGCCCGACCGGCGGGGCGGTCGTCACTGGGGCGGGAAACCTCGCGGCGAAGAAGATCATCCACGCCGTCGGACCGGTCTGGCGGGGCGGGTCGCGCGGCGAAGCGGAGCTGCTCGCCTCCGCGTACGCCCGATGCTTTCTCCTCGCCCGGCAGCACCGGCTCCGAACCATCTCCTTCCCCTGCATCAGCACCGGCGTGTACCGCTATCCGCTGGAGGACGCCGCCCGGATCGCCCTCCGGCAGGGAAAGGTTTCCGAGGGCGATTTCGACGAGATCCGCTACGTCTGCTTCTCGGAGCAGGACGCGCGGGTGTACCGGAGGGTGCGGGAGGAGATCGAGCGCGGCGACCGGCGCTGA
- the budA gene encoding acetolactate decarboxylase has protein sequence MSPRPRLAAALLLVAAIVSSGCLRPPAHTITQVCVIDALLAGAYDGQLSCAARRRHGDFGLGTFDRLDGEMAMLDGVVHQVRADGSVREAPGSETTPFAMVTRFSPTRAVPVAPGAGPADLEALLDRAFPDANLFCAIRMRGRFSAVRTRSVPAQKKPYPPLVEVTKSQPVFGREQVSGTLLGFRSPAYAGRVTAPGYHLHFLSDDRAFGGHVLDFRVESGVAELDPCTRFLLVLPEPGSAFGTMDLGGDRSAELEAAERGGGTVRR, from the coding sequence ATGAGCCCCCGCCCGCGCCTGGCCGCGGCGCTCCTTCTCGTGGCGGCGATTGTTTCTTCCGGATGCCTCCGCCCCCCCGCGCACACGATCACGCAGGTGTGCGTCATCGACGCCCTGCTCGCCGGGGCCTACGACGGGCAGCTCTCCTGCGCGGCGCGGCGCAGGCACGGGGATTTCGGACTCGGGACCTTCGACCGGCTCGACGGGGAGATGGCGATGCTCGACGGCGTCGTCCACCAGGTGCGGGCCGACGGGAGTGTGCGTGAGGCGCCGGGCTCGGAGACGACCCCCTTCGCGATGGTGACCCGGTTCTCCCCGACCCGCGCCGTCCCGGTCGCCCCCGGCGCCGGGCCCGCCGATCTGGAGGCGCTCCTCGACCGCGCCTTCCCGGACGCGAACCTCTTCTGCGCGATCCGAATGCGGGGGCGCTTCTCCGCGGTGAGGACGCGGAGCGTCCCCGCGCAAAAGAAACCGTACCCGCCGCTCGTGGAGGTGACGAAATCGCAGCCGGTCTTCGGGAGGGAGCAGGTTTCGGGCACGCTCCTCGGCTTCCGCTCGCCGGCCTATGCCGGCAGGGTTACCGCCCCCGGATACCACCTGCACTTCCTCTCCGACGACAGGGCCTTCGGGGGGCACGTCCTCGATTTCAGGGTCGAATCCGGCGTCGCCGAGCTGGACCCGTGCACCCGCTTCCTCCTCGTCCTCCCGGAGCCGGGAAGCGCGTTCGGGACGATGGACCTCGGGGGGGACAGGTCGGCGGAGCTGGAGGCGGCGGAGCGGGGCGGCGGGACGGTCAGACGCTGA
- the ychF gene encoding redox-regulated ATPase YchF translates to MKVVVMGLPQTGKKTLFELLARRPLSAAELSFHKPVVGIVEIRDPRFDRLVSLYRPEKIARARIEIELLPALNREDLAKGTVFKRIAEADAICHVVRGFEDDTVYHVDGAPDARRDIAAVNAELILHDLVFADTRLGRIEHALKKKADDAALREKVLLEKIKAHLEGERPLRTLPLSPEERRMISGYPFITGMQMIVALNVSEKAILDRGPLDQIAAQCRAAGIHAMAVSAKVEAEIARLESEEERAAFLDASGIAEPAVDALTRLLLSALDLVSFFTVGPDEVRQWLVRRGSAAPAAAGVVHSDMERGFIRAEVIRYDDLAALGSENAVKEAGKEYLKGKEYVVQDGDILAIRFSV, encoded by the coding sequence ATGAAGGTCGTCGTCATGGGGCTTCCCCAGACGGGGAAGAAGACCCTCTTCGAGCTGCTCGCACGCCGCCCCCTCTCAGCCGCGGAGCTGTCGTTTCACAAGCCGGTCGTCGGCATCGTCGAGATCCGCGACCCGCGCTTCGACCGCCTCGTCTCCCTTTACCGTCCGGAAAAGATTGCGCGGGCGCGGATCGAGATCGAGCTTCTGCCGGCGCTCAACAGGGAGGATCTGGCCAAGGGGACGGTCTTCAAGAGGATCGCGGAGGCCGACGCGATCTGCCATGTGGTGCGCGGATTCGAGGACGACACGGTCTACCATGTCGACGGGGCGCCGGACGCCCGCAGGGACATCGCCGCCGTGAACGCGGAGCTGATCCTTCACGACCTCGTATTCGCCGACACGAGGCTCGGCAGGATCGAGCACGCCCTGAAGAAGAAGGCCGACGACGCCGCCCTCCGCGAGAAGGTTCTGCTCGAAAAAATCAAGGCCCACCTCGAAGGCGAACGCCCCCTGCGGACCCTCCCCCTCTCGCCGGAGGAGCGACGGATGATCTCCGGCTACCCGTTCATCACCGGGATGCAGATGATCGTCGCCCTGAACGTCTCCGAGAAGGCGATCCTGGACCGCGGGCCGCTCGATCAGATCGCCGCGCAGTGCCGCGCCGCCGGCATCCACGCGATGGCCGTCTCGGCCAAGGTGGAGGCGGAGATCGCCCGCCTGGAATCGGAGGAGGAGCGGGCGGCGTTCCTCGATGCGTCGGGGATCGCCGAGCCCGCCGTCGACGCCCTCACGCGGCTCCTCCTCTCGGCACTCGACCTCGTCTCGTTCTTCACCGTCGGCCCGGACGAGGTGCGCCAGTGGCTCGTGCGGCGCGGCTCCGCGGCGCCGGCGGCGGCGGGGGTCGTGCACTCCGACATGGAGCGCGGCTTCATCCGGGCGGAGGTGATCAGGTACGACGACCTCGCCGCGCTGGGGAGCGAGAACGCGGTCAAGGAGGCGGGGAAGGAGTACCTCAAGGGGAAGGAGTACGTCGTGCAGGACGGCGACATCCTCGCGATCCGCTTCAGCGTCTGA